A stretch of the Euleptes europaea isolate rEulEur1 chromosome 14, rEulEur1.hap1, whole genome shotgun sequence genome encodes the following:
- the NRARP gene encoding notch-regulated ankyrin repeat-containing protein, translating to MSQTELSTCAAPAPPSQRVFQEAVRKGNTKELQSLLQNMTNCEFNVNSFGPEGQTALHQSVIDGNLELVKLLVKFGADIRLANRDGWSALHIAAFGGHQDIVLYLITKAKYSSGGR from the coding sequence aTGAGCCAGACGGAGCTGTCCACCTGCGCGGCGCCCGCCCCGCCGAGCCAGCGCGTCTTCCAGGAGGCGGTGCGCAAGGGCAACACCAAGGAGCTGCAGTCGCTGCTGCAGAACATGACCAACTGCGAGTTCAACGTGAACTCCTTCGGGCCCGAGGGCCAGACGGCGCTGCACCAGTCGGTCATCGACGGCAACCTGGAGCTGGTCAAGCTGCTGGTCAAGTTCGGCGCCGACATCCGCCTGGCCAACCGCGACGGCTGGAGCGCCCTCCACATCGCCGCCTTCGGGGGCCACCAGGACATCGTCCTCTACCTGATCACCAAGGCCAAATATTCCTCGGGCGGCCGGTGA